The Skermanella rosea genomic sequence CGGGTCCGGGGTCCCTCGCCAGTTCTCGATCCGCCGGTAGATGTCGAGGACCGAGTCGTAGCCCCATGCGGCATCGCCGGCTTCGGACGCGAAGAAATCCCAGTCGTTACGATGGCCCCGCGCCCACACCATCACGTTCACGCTCGAGCCGCCTCCCAAGCCCTTGCCCATCGACATGGACAAGGTGCGGCCACGAAGATGCGGGTTGGGTTCGGCCTGGAAGCCCCAGTCGCGCTCGCTTCCGAGATTGGTCGGCCAGCGGGCGGGATCCAGCACCGATTCTGCCTCGTCGCTTCCGCCGGCCTCGATCAGGAGGACTCGCACGTCGGGATTCTCGGCGAGACGACGGCCGATGACCGAACCCGACGCACCCGCGCCGCAGACGATGAAATCATGGTCGGTATCCGGTTCGGCGGCGAACCGCCGCCGATGTTCCTGCGGGTGATGGCTTGGCATCGTTTTTTCCTTTTTCGCGGATGCTTGTCGAGAGCCGGCAGTGCGGGGGAGCCGGCGCCGAAGATCAGGGAAGATCAGCGCGTCTTGCGCGGGCTTTCCGTCGCGGCCCGGTCGATCACGTCGGCGACGACCTTGGGCTGGGTCATGAAGACCGCGTGGCTGGCCGGCACCTCGGTGACCTTGGCGCCGATGCGGTTCGCCATATGGCGCAGCATGCGGAGGTCGAACGCCTTGTCATCGGTCGCGATGACGGCCCAGCTCGGCCTGGAACGCCATGCGGCCTGGGTCAGCTTGGTCCCGAAGGCCGACAGGTTGATCGGCACCTGCGAGTCGCGCATGAAGGCGGCGTCCGCGTCGCTCGCATCGGCGGCGAAGCCGATCTTGAAGTTCTCCGCCTTCACGACGCCGAAGCCGTCGCCCTGCGTGTCGATGACGAATTCGGCGGGTGTCACAAAGCCTTCATATTGCTGGGCCGTCGTTTCGCCCGCGTCGGGCGAGAGGGCGGAGACATAGACCAGACCGGCGACCTTCGGATCGACGCCTGCTTCGGTGATGACCGTGCCGCCCCAGCTGTGGCCGACGAGGATCGTCGGACCGTCCTGCCTGGCGAGCGCGCGCTTCGTCGCGGCGACGTCGTCGGCGAGCGAGGTCAGCGGGTTCTGGACGATGGTGACGCGATAGCCCCGCCGCGTCAGATCGTCATGGACGCCGCGCCAGCCCGACCCGTCGGCGAAGGCGCCATGGACCAGCACGACGTTGCGGACCGCCCGCTCCCCGATACCATGGGGGCCGTGGTTGGCCTGCTGAGCTTGGGCGGCGAACGGCAAGGCGACTACGACCGCGGCGACGGCGACGGCGCGAAGTTTGTTCATCATCGGAGATTTCCTTTCTTGAAGGATGGACGGCTCAGGCGGCCAGCGTGAGGCGAACGTCAAGGCCGCCGCGGGTGGCGTGCGAGTAGGGGCAGACGACATGCGCCTGCTCGACCAATTCCCGGGCGAGGCCGGCATCGATCCCCGGCAGAGCGATCGTCAGCGCGACGTCGAGCCCGAAGCCCTGGCCGTCGTCGCGCGGGCCGATGCCCACGGCGGCGGTGACGCTGATGTCGTCGGCGATCTTCACCTTGCGTTGGGCGGCGACGAACCTGAGCGCGCCAAGGAAGCAGGCGGCATAGCCGGAAGCGAACAGCTGTTCGGGATTGGCGCCTTCGCCACCGGCCCCGCCGAGTTCCTTGGGCGTGACGAGCGCGACGCTGAACGCGCCGTCGGTGGTGGCGGCGTGGCCGGTGCGGCCACCGGTCGCCGTGGCTGCGGTGCGATAGAGGATGTTCATGGCCATCTCCTATAGTTCGATAATTGTTATCGTGATAACAAAATGCTTAACACCCCGCATTTCCCTCGTCCAGAGAAAAATATCGCGATATTTATTTTCGCGATCGCATATCCCATATAGCGGGTGAAGGAGCATGCCATGACGAACGAAACCAACCGCCCGGTCCCGTTGGACGACCAGCTTTGCTACGCCATCTATTCGGCGGGCATCGCGATCCAACGCGCCTACAAACCCCTGCTCGACGCGCTTGGATTGACCTATCCGCAGTATCTCGTGCTCAACGTCCTATGGCGCGAGGACGGCCAGACGGTCGGGCGCATCGCCGAGCAGCTCGCGCTCGAATCGAGCACGCTCACCCCGCTGCTGAAACGGCTGGAGGCGGCCGGCCTGATCCGACGGACGCGCAATCCGGAGAACGAGCGGCAGGTAGTCATCGCGCTGACAGACCAGGGGCGCGCCCTGGAGAACAGGGCCGGATGCCTCGGCGAAACCCTGCTCGAGGCGTCCGGCCAATCCCCTGCGGAATTGGGAGACATCAACGTGAAGGTCAGGCGGCTGCGGGATGAGATCTACAGCCGCATCGGGCGCTGGAGCCTCGACCGTATCTGAAACCGGTGCGCAGTCGTGACGGGATCGAATGGAAACGGTGTGCCGCTTGGACGCGACTGCGCCAGATGCCGGTAGGGCTTGCGTGACCTTTCTCCCTGTTTCCTCCGAAACCCGATCGCCCTGGATCTGAAGCATCCGCGAAACCTAGCCCCACTACAGTCCTGGAACGGCTTTCCGGTGGACCGCGGACAAGCCGGTCGAGGAGGGCAAGGGCCAGTCATCCTTATTGGATGCCGATATCCGTAGGGTTGGTGAATAGGGCAGCCGCAGGTGCCGGATCTGTCCGCTCGTCAGCCCGTCATCATGCTGGAGCATTGGGAACGTGGCCCATCAGTTTCCCTTCCGCCGCACGCGCGCATCCCCGCCGATCCGGCACGGCGAATATTGGAATTCTCCGACTGCCCAAGGTAGTTCGCCACGTGGTGATTGGATCGTCAGCGGGAGAAAGTAGGGCGCTCATCGAGCGACAGAACCTCAACATCAGGGAGAGTCAGATGGGCACAGAAAACCGCATTCTTGAAGTAGAGACCACTCACGGCAAGGTTGTCACCGAAGACAATGGACGAGATGCATCCACTCTTGTTCTGATTCACGGCAATTCTTCTTGCCGACGGGTCTTCGATCGTCAGTCCGAAAGTGAATTGGGTCGGACCTATCGGCTCGTCACGTTCGATCTACCTGGCCACGGCGACTCCGAGGACGCGGTCCACCCTGAACACACCTACACGAGACCCGGACTCGCCGACGCGGTCGTTGAGATGCTCGCGAAACTCGATATCTCCGAGGCTGCGCTGCTGGGTTGGTCCCTCGGCGGGCACATCGCGATCGAGATGCTCGGGAAGTTCGGCGGGGTGCAAGGGCTCATCCTCACCGGGACACCCCCGTCAGAAGCGGTGGCATGGCCGAGGGCTTCAGGCGTCCTCCCCATGCGGGGCTGGGCGCCCGTCAGGATCTGTCCGCCGCCGACATCGACCGGTTCGCGCAGATGATCTTGGGCGAACCGGTCGAGCCTTTCCTTCGAGAAGCCATAAGACGAGCCGACGGGCGATGCCGCAGACTGTTGTTCGAGGCGGCGCTTGCAGGCGCAGGCGTCGATCAGCGCAAAGCCGTCGAATCAAGCTCGATCCCGATCGCGGTCATCAACGGCAGTGCGGATCCGTTGGTAAACCTCGACTACATCAGAGAGGTCAGATATGCCAACCTCTGGGAACGGAAATGCCATTGCCTTGACGGCGTTGGTCATGCGCCGTTCTGGCATGCAGCAGACGAATACAATGTAATATTGCGAAGGTTTCTTCAGGGCGTATTTTCTGAATGAGATCGACGTAACCGCTCGGCCCGGCCGGACCAGAGAGCGCGTGGTGGCGGGATGATACGTCCCATCGTCACCTTTTCCCGGTCGGGATTATCTCAGCCACCCCGTCTGCCTGTGCCATAACGCTCCGCCCATCCGGAGCGGATCGATTCTACGGCGGTTCCCAATTCAATGGCGCGAGCATCAGGTCCCCGGCATCGCTTTCGTCCGGACGGCGGCCCAACCATGTGGTCCAGCCGAGCCGCCCCTGGTGGCCAAGCTTGAGCTTCGGAACCTGATCGGCGCGCAGGATGAGCCCGAGGGTCCAATCCAGTTCGTCTCCGACATAGTTGCGCACCAGCGGCACCATCAGGCCGACGCTCTCCCCACCGGGTAGCAGCCGCTCATACTCTGCCAGGGTCAGCGGCCCCATGACGATGCGAAAGCGGTGATAGAACAACCTGATGCGCCGGCCCACCGTGGCAGTGACGCCGAGCGTGCCGTTCTCAGGATCCGCACCAAGCGCCAGGCGCTGGCCCGGTGCGATCTCGACCCATTTCGGATCGAACTCCCGAATAGTGACCGGCATCGAGTAGAAGGCGCTCAGGATGGCCTGAAGCCCTTCGGCATTGCGGGTGTGGGAACCGAGGCGCCCGGCGAAGTGCAGCTTGGCGAGATCCGGCATCCCGTCCCTGCCCCGAAGCTCCGGCATGCCATACCCGGCCAAGGCGCCGATCCGGGCAGCGAAGCCATCCTCGCCGGGACGGTCGTGGGACACCGTCGGCTCGCTCGCCGCCCAGGCGCGGAACAGCAGCGAGGCCATGCGGTGATGGAAGATGTCGGCGAAGCAGGCGAACGCTTCATCGCCAGCGTTATGGAGACGCTGATGGGCGTATTCGGTCAGGTGCAGCGGCAGCGGACCGTTGGGACCGAACAGGCCGAAGAAGAAGGTCATGATCCGGGTATGGCCACCGTCCGGCCCGACGCTTTCCAGCGCGCGGGGCGGAAAGATCGTGCTCGGTGACTGGCCGAGCCGAACCGGGTCCTCCTCCGGATGCCGCGACTCCCCTATCCTCGGACCGGGCGTGGAGCTGGCATCGATGCGACGCAGCAAGGCGAAGAAATCGAATTTCTCAGGCGCCCGGTTCGCCTCGCGGAGGATTTCGGACAGGGCTTCATGAGCCGGCGGGACGGCGCCAATGGGCATCAGGCCTGCCGCCGGCGCCCGAGTTTCATCCGCCATCGCATGATCTCTCCGCGCTGCCTCGTCCGCAGGACGCTTTCCGTGAATGAGTTGATCGAGACGTACTGGGCAAAGAAGTGCTCCAGCACCGCGGCGAAGGGAAAACAACCGATGCCCTCGAAGGCGGCTTCATCAAGCGTCGTCTCGATCTCCAGGCCGCGCGCCACCGCCGCAAGGCCGCCCGAAGGAAGACGGCGGACGATGGGACGCGACCGGATATTGCGCGTACCCGCAACCTGCCGCATGGCGCCGGCGTCGCCGGGATCGGCGTATAGCCGGAGCAACGCCCGCAGGGCATCGGCTCCCCCGTCACCGGTGTCGGTGAGCGAAAGATGGTTGAGCGAGAGATGGCTGATCAGATGCCAGGCGACCTCTCCTTCGGCGGGCGATGGACGGGGCCTGGTGGGACCGGCGATGCAGCGGATCCGGGCGACCGGTGCTCCGATCTCCAGCGTGAAATCGGTCTCGCCGCGACCGACGGGCATCAGCAGCGGCAGGTCGCGGTTGGTACACAGGCACCGGACAGCCAATTGCCGCAGGCTGGGTCGGTAGGGCGCCGCGTGTGCGTCGACGATGGAGACGAAGACGTCGCTCCCCCCATAGGATGTCCGCTGCCCTTCCCTTTGCTCACGGCTGGAGACGAGCCGCGGCGCGCGCCGGATCGTGTAATAGGAGCCGCCGGCCGCTTTCGGTTCCAGATCCTGGATGGCATAGAAGGGACGGAAGACCGTGGCGGCCGATCGGTCGTCGTGTTCACCCTGGACATCCAGCACGGAATGCACCTCGACATCGAGCGGACGGACCCGGTCGACGGGAAGATGGTACTCGAAGGTCCGCTCGCTCACGATGATGCGATCCGCCTGCCGCTCGAACAGGTTGACGATCGGGCTGGCGAACAGGACCATGGATTCGCGGGTGAGGCCGCGTTGCAGCCGCGGCTCGGCCCGGCGGAGCAGGAAGACGAGTTCGAGGTCCTCGCCGCTCGACGACCGGACGGCGTCCGCCAGCCCTCCGATCTCCACGAACAAGGCCCGCTCCGGCAGGGCGAAATATTCCTGCAAGGCCCGATAGCCCGTGAAGGAACGCGCCGGGAAGGGCAGCAGCGCCTCATCGTCGCCGAACCCGACATGCAGGACATGGGCGGCGGCGATCACTTCCTGCCAGGGCGAGGGCCGGACGATGGGCCGGGCGACGACAGCCGTCACGTCGGCCAGCAGCTGTTCGGCCAGCGCGCCGCCGGTACCGCCGGCCGGCGGCAGGTAGAGCCGGAGCGACTTAAGCTTCAAGCGGTCGAAGGGCATGCCGTTGGTCGTGCGAAGCCGCACCCGCAAGGCGGCCGCCATGCCATGCCGCTTGTCGATGGCCAGTCCCGATATCTCGGACGCCGCCGCGAAATAATCGACGGCGGCGACCGTGATCGGCCAGAGGTGGACATCCTGCGCGGTCCTGAACTCGCACTGGGTGACGGCATCAGCGGCCAGTTGCCCCACCAGGGACGTCCCGCGCGGTATCAGGTAGCCGTTCTCCAGCCGCCCGCCCTCCCGGTCCGGATCGAAACGCGCGATGCCCAGCGACGGCGTAGGCGCCAGGAAATGAGGATAGACCATTTCCAGCAGGTGCTGGGTGAAGGCGGGAAAGCGGGCGTCGAGCTTCAGTTGGACGCGCGCGGCCAGGAAGGCAAAGCCTTCGAGCAGACGTTCGACATAGGGGTCGGAGACGTCGGCCGTATCCATGCCGAGCCGGCCGGCGATCTTGGGAAAGGACCGGGCGAACTCGCCTCCCATTTCCCGGATGTGGTGAAGCTCCTGATTGTAGAAGCGCAGGAAGGTTTCGTCCATCTACTCCGCCTCGGCAGGTTGCTCGGCTATCCTGACGGTGTTGCGGTCCCGGTCCACCTCCGTCCGGAGCCTCAGGCGAAGCGGCACCGGCTGCGCCCAGAGATCGGCCTCGATGATGAAAACCAGCGTGGTGTCGCTGGAGCCGGCCGGAAGCAGCTTGACCTGGACGCCGCTCATCAGGCGGGGTTCGAAAACCGTCAGCGCTTCCTGGATCGCCCGCTCGAAGTCGCTGCGGTCCGTGGTGCCGCCGCCTTGCCCGGCCATCGGCCGCACGCCGTAGTTCAAGACACTCGAGGCGATCTCCGGATGATCGGAGAGATCGACCGACGAGCCCAGCGGGGTCGCGTTCAACAACCAGGAAACGTCACGCAGGATGACCGCGCGCAGCTGCGAGAGCGAAAAGGTGCGCCCGCCGTCCTGAGCCACTCCCTCCCCGCCGTCCGTGAGGCGGTCCAGGAGGGAGGGCTGGACGAGATCGCGATAGCTGGTTTTGGGCATATGGGATGACCGGAGCTGGGGGAGTGGCTTCGAACCGGCGTTGCCGTCAGGTCACCTTGTCGGTGGCGCTGTTGGCGATCTGGCTCCAGGCGCTTTCGCCGGCATCGACCAGTTGGCCGGCCTTGTCCTGTTTCTTGTAGGCGATCTTGCAGGCGCCGAAACGGAAGACAATCGATTCGTCAGGGGCGGGATCGCCGTAGCTCCATTCGATGCGCTCGACCGCCAGCATGGAGAAGGTCCAGGTCAGGAACACGTTGGACTGCGCCTGGGTGCCCGCTCCCTTGTCGCCGGTCGATTTCAGCAGCACCAGTTGCACATTGTCGAAATGCGCGCCGCTGCCGCAGGCGACGAAGAGATCGGCGGACGCCGTATCTACCTGTTTCCTGATCGAGAACGCCTCGAACTCGGCCTTGCCCGCGCCGGCGCCTGCGGTATGCGACGTGATGTTGAGCTTGTTCTCGAGCGAGAAGCTCCACTCGTCGCCAAGGGTGATCGCATTGGCCTTGAGCTTCGACTCACCCTTAGGATGAATGCCGCTCTTCGAGGCTTGCGTGAAGAGAAGATAGGCATCGAAAGACATGATGAACTCCGGTGGAGAAGGATGATTCCTGAACTCACGCCAGCTTGGCGGAAGGCAGCCGGGACACGAGGCGAAGCGAAACCGTCAGCCCTTCGAGCTGGAAATGCGGTCTCAGGTAGAAGCGGGCCTGGTAGTAGCCTGGATTGTCCTGGACCTCCTCGACGATGACCTCGGCGGCGGCCAAGGGTTTCTTCGCCTTGTCCTCCTCGCTCGCAAGGTTCGGCGACGAGTGGACGTAGTTCTGTATCCAGCGATTGAGCCAGGCCTCGACATCCGACCGGTCCTTGAAGGAACCGATCTTGTCGCGCACCAGGCACTTCAGGTAATGGGCGAAGCGTGACGTCGCGAACATGTAAGGCAGCCTGGCACTCAGCTCGGCATTGGCCGAGGCGTCCGGATCGTCGAACTTGATCGGCTTGTTGAGGGTCTGCGCCCCGATGAAGACCGCCATGTCGGTGTTCTTTCGGTGGAGCATCGGCAGCAGCCCGTTCCGCGAAAGCTCCGCCTCGCGCCGGTCGCTGATCGCGATCTCGGTAGGACACTTCAAGTCCACGCCGCCGTCGTCGCTCGGAAAGGTGTGGGCGGGAAGTCCCTCGACCAAGCCTCCGGATTCGACCCCGCGGATCTGCGACATCCAGCCATACAGCTTGTAGGAGCGGGTGATGTTGACGCCCATCGCGTAGGCGGCGTTGCACCAGAGATACTTGCCGCTGTCACCGCCGTCGACGTCCTCCTCGAAGGCGAATTCGGCGACGGGGTCGGTCTTGCTGCCGTAGGGCAGGCGTCCGAGCGTGCGGGGCAATGTCAGCGCGATGTAGCGCGAGTCCTCGGAGTCCCGCAGCGATCGCCAGGCCGCGTATTCCGGCGTCTGGAAGATCTTGGTGAGATCGCGCGGATTGGCGAGTTCCTGCCAGGATTCCATGTTGAGGAGCTGAGGGGCCGCGGCAGCGATGAAGGGGGCATGCGCCGCCGCCGCGATCTGACCGAGGGACGCGAGCAGCTCGACGTCGGGCGGCGTGTGGTCGAAGTGGAAGTCGCCGATCAGGCAGCCATAAGGCTCGCCGCCGATCTGGCCGAACTCCTCCTCGTAGATCTTCTTGAATAGCGGGCTTTGATCCCAGGCGATCCCCCGGTACTTCCGCGCGGAACGCGCAAGTTCCTTCTTGCTGGTGTTCAGCACCCGGATCTTCAAGGTTTCGTCGGTTTCGGTGTTGAAGACGAGCTGGTGAAGGCCGCGCCATGCCGCTTCCAACTGCTGGAAATCGGGATGATGGATGATCAGGTTCAGCTGTTCGGTCAGCTTGCGGTCGAGTTCCGCGACGATCGCCTGGATCGTGGCGACGGCATCGTCGCCGATCAACCGGGTTTCGGCCAGCGCCTGCCCTGCCAAGGTCGCCACCGCGCGCTCGATCGCGTCGCGGTACTGTTCGGTGCGCGGCTTGAACTCGCGCTGAAGGAGCTGGGCGAAGCCGTCGTCGGTCAGGGTGGCTTCCGCGACAGGCGGTGCCGCCTGCTGCATCCGGTCCGGACTCATGACTGTGCTTCCCCTTGGTCCGATGCGGCGGTCTCTTCAGAGCCGGCCGACGTGCCGGCCCTGGCCGACACGGCCTTCAGCAACTCCGGGTCGGCGAGAAGCCGGCCCAGCAGGCGTTCGGCACCGCTCTTGCCGTCCATGTATGTCAGGAGGTTGCCGAGCTCCGTCCGGGCATCCAGGAGCTTCCGGAGGGCATCGACCCGGCGCGCCACGGCGGCCGGCGAAAAGTCGTCCATCTGCTCGAACGTCAGGTCGACCGGCAGGCTTCCTTCGCCGGTCAGGGTGTTTTCGACGCTGATCGCCACCCGTGGCTTCATTGAGCGAAGCCTTGCGTCGAAATTGTCGACATCGATCTCGACCATCTTGCGATCGGCCAGATCCGGCAGCGGCTCGACGCGCTTTCCGGAAAGATCGGCCATCACCCCCACGACGAAAGGCAACTGCACCTTCCGCTCGCTGCCGTAGAGCTCGACGTCGTACTCGATCTGGACACGGGGCGCCCGGTTGCGACGGATGAATTTCTGACTGCTGGCTTTCAACATGATTTAATCTTCGTCCTCTTCGATCGGTCCGGGACTGCGAAGCCCGGCCACGTTGCGGAACTGGGGAGCGCCGTCGGGCGCCAGCTCCATCAGCAGCTCGAGAAAATCCCGCGACACCATCTGCTTGGCCCGCTCCAGCAGAACGGGGACGGGACTCGACGGCTCGTTCGTGCGGTACCACTGGCAGATGCGGTCAAGCAGGCCGATCACGTCGGCGCGGCTGGCGATTCCGCCGGCCACCGATTGCGTCGGACCGTCCTCCCGCCCGGTCTCGGTATCGGCTGGTTCGGCCGTGCGCCTGGGCCGTTGATCGTCGATCACCGACTTGACCTGCGCCAGCAACCCCTTCAGCGGGTCCAGCCGGATCGTGTCGCCTGGTCCGACACGGGTCAGGATGCTGGCTTCGATGGCGGCCAGCGAGGCAAGACAGGATGCGATCGCGGCGCTCGCCTCGTCGAGCGCCGCCGAGCCGGTCTCGCCGAACGCTCCCTCGACCTGAGCCAGCGTCGGACCATCGCCGTCCGGGTTGCCATGCCGGACCGCCTGCCAGTCGTTGAAGGTGAAGCTGCCGACGCCGCGGGCGGCCGCAAGCGGAATACGCCGGATTTCAGCCAGCAATCCGGCTGGATCACGGAGATTGGCAAGCGCGTTCAGGCGTATCGTCTGATCGCCCCCGTCGTCCGGGTCCGGAGCCGGGTGCAGTTCGTCCCAGTAGCCGTCCAGGTAACCGGCGATCAGCGAGAGACCGCCGGCAAGCCCGGCGAATCCCTCGGTATTGAGCCAAGCACGAGCCAGGGATATCGCGATGCGGATGTCCTTGCTGCGCCCGGCAAGCTCACCCCCCAGTTCCGCGATACGCCGCCAGTCCGGCGCTTCACCAATGGCGGTCTGGTCGCCGGCCTGCCGCTCGGGGCCGGCACGGGTGGCGCGTTCGAAATCCAGGAAGCCCGGATCGTAGTCCAGGGGTTCACCGCACAGGGACGCTCCGTCGATCGGCTCAAGCAATTCCGCATGATCAGCGCTTCGCATCTTTCGCCTTCCGGGCCTGCGATAAATAAGCGATGTCGATCCGATGGTCGTTCGACACTGCATGCCGTGATTATTAAGTCATCTACCGGGAAGATCGTCATACGGCATTGGCATATCGGTATGCCGCCGATGAGACGACTTCGGATCACATTGGCGAATATCGTTATTACTCTAACGCATGGAAGAACAATTCGAGACCTGTCTATCTTGAGGCCACCAAATCCAACATCAAACAAGCCCACAATAGGCGGACCGCGCGAATGTCGTGGAACAACAGGGTCATCTGGTCGGAGGGATTGTTCCTGCGGCCGCAGCACCTTCAGCAAGCCGATCGCTACATGGAGAAGTTCGTACGCGGCCGGACCCAGGCGTTGCGCGGTTACGGCTGGGGGTTCACCGAACTCCGGATCAACCGTGAACTGCTGAGCCTCGGCAAGATCGCCATCGAGTATGCGGCCGGCGTCATGGAGGACGGCACGCCTTTCGCCATCCCCGACGAAGCCGACCAGCCGGCCCCCTTTGCTCCCCCCGGCAACCTGCGCAACGCGGTCATCCATCTGGCGCTGCCGGCCTATCAGCCGGGCGCCGCCGAAGCGGATGCCAGGACCGGAGACGAAGTCGTCACCCGCTACAGGGTCGCTGAACAGGATCTCGCCGACGGCAATGCCGGAGAACGGGAGCAGGTCGCGATCGACATCGGCCGCCTGCGCTTCCGGCTGATCGCCGAAGGCGCCGAACGGACGGGCTTCATCTCCATGCCGATCGCCCGCCTGATGGAGGTCCGAGCGGACCATCAGGTCGTCCTCGACGAAAGCTTCGTTCCTCCGGCGCTCGACTGCGCCTGCTCATCGGTCCTGGCCGGCTACGTGACCGAGATCGAGGGACTGCTGCATCACCGCGGCGAAGCCCTGGCGGCCCGCGTCTCGCAATCCGGGGCCAAGGGCGTCGCGGAAATCGCGGATTTCCTGATGCTCCAGATGATCAACCGTCACGAACCGTCCTTCGCTCATCTGAGCCGGAGTTCCACGGTGCACCCCGAGACGCTGTACGGCCTGATGGTTCAGCTTGCCGGCGAGCTTGCGACATATGCCCGCCCGGACAAGCGGACGCTGGCATATCCGACATACCGGCACGAGGATCTGGCGGCGACGTTCCAGCCCGTCATCCAGTCGATCCGCCAGTCGCTGAACACCGTCCTGGAGCAGACGGCGATCCAGGTTCCGCTCCGTGAGCACAGGTATGGGATTCATCTGGCCGAAGTGAACGACCGGACCCTCTTCCGGACCTCGGCCTTCGTGCTGGCGGTACGCGCCGACGTCGAAGCGGAGCGGTTGCGCCGCGCCTTCCCGTCCCAGGTGAAGATCGGCCCGGTCGAGAGGATCAAGGAACTGGTCAATGTGGCTTTGCCGGGAATGGTGGTCGATCCGCTTCCGGTGGCGCCCCGCCAGATCCCGTTCCATGTCGGCGTGACTTACTTCGAGATCGACCGGAACAGCGCCTTCTGGAAGGAGATGCAGACCTCCGGCGGCCTGGCGCTGCATGTCGCGGGCGATTTTCCCAACCTCGAAATAACCCTCTGGGCGATCCGCGGCGACTGATCCATTCGCCCCGCTTATCCGTCCAGCCGTGGAGGCACGAACCCATGCCATTGGTCTTGCGCGTCGAGGGACCGGGAGCGATCCGGTACCGCGGATCGGACTTGCCCGAGTTGATCGAGATCGACGACCTGCTGACGGTCGGCCGCGACGAGAGGAACGACCTCGTCCTGAGCGACGAACGACGGGGCATCTCGACCGAACATTGCCGCATCGAACGCATCGACCGGGAATACAGGGCGACCGACCGTAGCCGCAACGGCACCTTCCTCAATGACGACACCGTGGCGATCGGACCTGACAATCATCCTTCGCTGAAGGCCGGCGACGTGATCCGGGTCGGCGAATTCGCCCTTCATGTCGTCTCGGTACAGGCGCCGATGCCGCTGCCAGCCCTGGAAGAACCGGACCTTCCCGTCACTCCCGACCTTGAGGCCGTCTCCGAACCGCATTCTCCCAACCCTCCCTTCCCCAGGCCGGCACAGTCGATGGGGCCGCTCGACGAAGACGAAGAGCCGGCCGAAGACATGACCTTCCGGGACGCCGCCGCCAGGAACTCCTTCGCGGACCACCTGCGGCCGGAAGCCTCGGTCTTCGTGGCACCCG encodes the following:
- a CDS encoding alpha/beta fold hydrolase produces the protein MNKLRAVAVAAVVVALPFAAQAQQANHGPHGIGERAVRNVVLVHGAFADGSGWRGVHDDLTRRGYRVTIVQNPLTSLADDVAATKRALARQDGPTILVGHSWGGTVITEAGVDPKVAGLVYVSALSPDAGETTAQQYEGFVTPAEFVIDTQGDGFGVVKAENFKIGFAADASDADAAFMRDSQVPINLSAFGTKLTQAAWRSRPSWAVIATDDKAFDLRMLRHMANRIGAKVTEVPASHAVFMTQPKVVADVIDRAATESPRKTR
- a CDS encoding organic hydroperoxide resistance protein, whose protein sequence is MNILYRTAATATGGRTGHAATTDGAFSVALVTPKELGGAGGEGANPEQLFASGYAACFLGALRFVAAQRKVKIADDISVTAAVGIGPRDDGQGFGLDVALTIALPGIDAGLARELVEQAHVVCPYSHATRGGLDVRLTLAA
- a CDS encoding MarR family winged helix-turn-helix transcriptional regulator; its protein translation is MTNETNRPVPLDDQLCYAIYSAGIAIQRAYKPLLDALGLTYPQYLVLNVLWREDGQTVGRIAEQLALESSTLTPLLKRLEAAGLIRRTRNPENERQVVIALTDQGRALENRAGCLGETLLEASGQSPAELGDINVKVRRLRDEIYSRIGRWSLDRI
- a CDS encoding alpha/beta fold hydrolase, whose protein sequence is MGTENRILEVETTHGKVVTEDNGRDASTLVLIHGNSSCRRVFDRQSESELGRTYRLVTFDLPGHGDSEDAVHPEHTYTRPGLADAVVEMLAKLDISEAALLGWSLGGHIAIEMLGKFGGVQGLILTGTPPSEAVAWPRASGVLPMRGWAPVRICPPPTSTGSRR
- a CDS encoding alpha/beta fold hydrolase, with the protein product MAEGFRRPPHAGLGARQDLSAADIDRFAQMILGEPVEPFLREAIRRADGRCRRLLFEAALAGAGVDQRKAVESSSIPIAVINGSADPLVNLDYIREVRYANLWERKCHCLDGVGHAPFWHAADEYNVILRRFLQGVFSE
- the tssG gene encoding type VI secretion system baseplate subunit TssG, whose protein sequence is MADETRAPAAGLMPIGAVPPAHEALSEILREANRAPEKFDFFALLRRIDASSTPGPRIGESRHPEEDPVRLGQSPSTIFPPRALESVGPDGGHTRIMTFFFGLFGPNGPLPLHLTEYAHQRLHNAGDEAFACFADIFHHRMASLLFRAWAASEPTVSHDRPGEDGFAARIGALAGYGMPELRGRDGMPDLAKLHFAGRLGSHTRNAEGLQAILSAFYSMPVTIREFDPKWVEIAPGQRLALGADPENGTLGVTATVGRRIRLFYHRFRIVMGPLTLAEYERLLPGGESVGLMVPLVRNYVGDELDWTLGLILRADQVPKLKLGHQGRLGWTTWLGRRPDESDAGDLMLAPLNWEPP
- the tssF gene encoding type VI secretion system baseplate subunit TssF; this translates as MDETFLRFYNQELHHIREMGGEFARSFPKIAGRLGMDTADVSDPYVERLLEGFAFLAARVQLKLDARFPAFTQHLLEMVYPHFLAPTPSLGIARFDPDREGGRLENGYLIPRGTSLVGQLAADAVTQCEFRTAQDVHLWPITVAAVDYFAAASEISGLAIDKRHGMAAALRVRLRTTNGMPFDRLKLKSLRLYLPPAGGTGGALAEQLLADVTAVVARPIVRPSPWQEVIAAAHVLHVGFGDDEALLPFPARSFTGYRALQEYFALPERALFVEIGGLADAVRSSSGEDLELVFLLRRAEPRLQRGLTRESMVLFASPIVNLFERQADRIIVSERTFEYHLPVDRVRPLDVEVHSVLDVQGEHDDRSAATVFRPFYAIQDLEPKAAGGSYYTIRRAPRLVSSREQREGQRTSYGGSDVFVSIVDAHAAPYRPSLRQLAVRCLCTNRDLPLLMPVGRGETDFTLEIGAPVARIRCIAGPTRPRPSPAEGEVAWHLISHLSLNHLSLTDTGDGGADALRALLRLYADPGDAGAMRQVAGTRNIRSRPIVRRLPSGGLAAVARGLEIETTLDEAAFEGIGCFPFAAVLEHFFAQYVSINSFTESVLRTRQRGEIMRWRMKLGRRRQA
- the tssE gene encoding type VI secretion system baseplate subunit TssE is translated as MPKTSYRDLVQPSLLDRLTDGGEGVAQDGGRTFSLSQLRAVILRDVSWLLNATPLGSSVDLSDHPEIASSVLNYGVRPMAGQGGGTTDRSDFERAIQEALTVFEPRLMSGVQVKLLPAGSSDTTLVFIIEADLWAQPVPLRLRLRTEVDRDRNTVRIAEQPAEAE
- a CDS encoding type VI secretion system tube protein Hcp, translating into MSFDAYLLFTQASKSGIHPKGESKLKANAITLGDEWSFSLENKLNITSHTAGAGAGKAEFEAFSIRKQVDTASADLFVACGSGAHFDNVQLVLLKSTGDKGAGTQAQSNVFLTWTFSMLAVERIEWSYGDPAPDESIVFRFGACKIAYKKQDKAGQLVDAGESAWSQIANSATDKVT